One Arachis hypogaea cultivar Tifrunner chromosome 2, arahy.Tifrunner.gnm2.J5K5, whole genome shotgun sequence genomic window, atgtggtttattttagtggttggtttatgttagtggtttatgccaGTGATTTTGCacgtggtttatgttagtggttatGCATGTGGTTTATTTATGTTAGTGGTTATGCATGTGGTTTATTTTAGTgcttttgttagtggttttgcaagtggtttatgttagtggtttatgccaGTGATTTTGCAAGTGGTTTATGCGAGTGGTTACGCATGTGGTTTATtttagtggttttgttagtgatttttgttagtggtttGTTAGTTTTTTCTGTTAGTCGTCATGTGACCAAATCTCCTACCCTCATCCTGATTCTGAGTCCACAATGAATACTCGATCCGATTCGCTCACTCACACATGGCAGGGTCTTCAGACCGcaaaatatcaaaccagtaatcgaaATTCACCTCAATCTTAGCATAAGCTGCATTCACAAGCAGCCTCCTTGCATCCTTGCCCTTGAAGGCCAGGGCAAAATTTGCTGCCACATGTCGAATACAGAATGCACGGTAGGCAGCTGGAGGCAGCCATCCTCCGTCGGGAGCCTCAAGcgcagccttgatgccgttatgcctatctgatataaccagcagacccgGTTGCGGGGTCACGTGCTGACggaggtgggagagaaagaaggacTAGGACTCGGCATTCTCACCCTCAACCAGTGCAAATACAACAGGCAGAATGTTGGAGTTCCCATCCTGTGCAATCGCGACGAACAACGCacccccatacttgccatacagatgggtgccgtcaatacACACCAagggcttgcaatgacggaatgcctcaaTACATGGTGGAAACGTCCAGAACAGTCGGTAAAAATAAGCTTGCGAGTCGTCCACCTGGCCCCCAACTCGAACAGGGCTCGTCCTAAGGACTAcaacagtaccaggcatcgtcagctgAACTCCTAATACCCACCTAAggagctcgttgtacgactcatcccaATCACTATAGATGTGGGCAACGACCTTCTACTTCGCCAACCAAACCCTTCTATACGTCGACCTGAACCCAAAGTGTGCTGCCGTCGCAttcaggagcaccttgatgctgacggatgcatcagccctaaccattggcatgatGAATGCCgagatcacatgataatccagACTCCTGTGGTTACTGGAGATGGACGTCATGAGACACGTATGTGGTCCGTTGTACCGTTtaacctcccaaatgcccttgcgctgcTAGAGACTAAGcctaatcaaccatgtgcacccattcccaaactcagaacacttccCAACATACCAGCGATAGTCAGACTCCACCACCTTGTACTCTACCCCGCATCGGATGCTATACGTCTTCACACTTAACACatcctcatctttatcctgaaactgCTGACCAACCTAAAACTCTGTCAAACTTGCAGACCCTTCGGCATCTCTAGCACCAAATCCAGCAGGCTCCCCAGGAACCCACTCctgtctcatggcatccaagtccaaagatgaaaagtgcgaagggtactgctgtgtgccagagctagaactaCCTCCCACCTCAGCTGGCTCACTGGCTCCAATATCATTGCCACTGTCATCAGCAATGATATCCGGCTCCACATCATCCAGCAATGCATCGCCCAAACCAGCAGGTGCAGCACACTGTGAAGAGGTTGGCACAATATCCCCTATTCCAACCTCGCCACCTCCATTACAGTTGAGATCAACAACGAACGAAGGGGAGGCGACAGGCTCGACCGGAGGTTCATACACAAGGACAGACGAAGATGCACCAACAGGTCTGGAGCTAGAACCGGCTACCGTGCCTACGATGTGGGTATTCTGGTTCGAACTCcccgagctggataccacatcaaccaactttgctAACAGTTCAGGTGTCCCAACTTCGGAAAACTACCGACGACaatgaaacatgacctgcaagtcttcatcactcccgatcgtgaaacaatcatacttcacgatTTCTTGCAGCACTGagattggaatgcgatagaaaaacttcttaacccgttTCACGCCTTGTAGATGAAGTTTCTGTAGCACAGAATTAACAAGGTCATCATAGGTCGTCGAAGGCCTCATAAAAATATagagaggatccttatcggtgaacttcacaccagatcgtgttttcctcttaatcgatcctctgtgatgaaccaacactacaaaactctcctcactagccattttcTCACTCTAATGAGATCAATTCACATTCACACCATATTTATACACGTCTGACCCTATATAATTTGAACTAgcataattcaaattaaacattGTGTAATTCGAATAAGCCAAATTCGAATTACTTGAGATTGCGTGCTggggtgtaattcgaatcacccttATTCGAATTACtgtatgtgtgtaattcgaatcaggttgattcgaattagtgggtaTGTGTGTGTGTATAGTTTGAATcacattgattcgaattatatgttgTTGGAGTTCGAATTAAGCTGATTCGAACTATATAGAAATGACTCTTGGTTGATTCATGAACCAATTTTTGGTTTGGcagatttttgtaattttttgctcCCATTAATATAGGGATTTGCCCTTAAATAAACAACataaacacatttaaaattatgtattgaCACATCTAAATTATTGATATTGTGGTTCTAAATTACATATTAGACAAAAAAAAACTACTcatacacatctaaaattataagaATGCATTTTAAATATCTTATCAACAGATCTAAAATTCATGTAAAAAACTTATATATGGACATAGAAACATAAAGAACAAtataaacacatccaaaattaggTATTAACACACTCAAATTACGTTAACATTACAACTTCCAAATCAAACATATgagtgtaaaaaaaattataatcacaaatgcaCTTAAAAAAAAACTCAGACACTTCCAATATTaggtataaattaaaaaaaacttttattaaaCGTACAAAAAAGGATTACATATCTTTATGAATGAATTCAAccaaaaatttttagaattgtACAAGCAGAAATACCAGAGACAGAGAAAGAGCGCGACGCGGTCGAGGAGACCGGGGAAGGCACGCATCGACGGAAGAGGCGCAGGAGGAGGGGCGATTGTGCACAGTGTGAGAGAGGAGACCAGGGACGGGGAGGTGCGCATCGACAGAGGAGGCGCGGGGGTGTGTGCGCGGCGTAGGGGAGTTGTGCATCGCTGAAGTAGGAGATCGTCGTAGAGGAGGTGCGCGGCGCGAGAGAATACGAAAGCGGCCGCATATAAGGAGGGGGAGGTGCTGCAGCTCTGAATCTTTATGGAGGGAAGGTTTTACGAGTGAAAAATTGATTTGgaatatttaagattttattcggaatttgttttgatttataacattcaaattcaaaatttaaaattttaattttagttaatctattttgtagatttgta contains:
- the LOC112728713 gene encoding uncharacterized protein; translated protein: MPGTVVVLRTSPVRVGGQVDDSQAYFYRLFWTFPPCIEAFRHCKPLVCIDGTHLYGKYGGALFVAIAQDGNSNILPVVFALVEDRHNGIKAALEAPDGGWLPPAAYRAFCIRHVAANFALAFKGKDARRLLVNAAYAKIEVNFDYWFDILRSEDPAMCE